The sequence aatagtaaccctctgcgcggagcgtggaggacccggggggtgcaaccaactttcgcggcttacgattaaatggtaaccctctgcgcggagcatggaaggcccggatggcacgaccaactttcgcggcttacgattaaatagtaaccctctgcgcggagcatggaaggcccggatggcacaaccaactttcgcggcttacgattaaatagtaacccctgcacggagcatggaaaacccggggggtgcgaccaacttccgtggcttacggttaagtgcaacctctgcacggagcatggaggacccggaggggtgcaaccaactttcgtggcttatgattatgtgcaacctctgcgcggagcatggaaggcccggatggcacgaccaactttcgcggcttacgattaagtagtaaccccctgcacggagcatggaaaacccggggggtgcgaccaacgtccgtggcttacggttaagtgcaacctctgcacggagcatggaggacccaggggggtgcaaccaactttcgtggcttacgattatgtgcaacctctgcgcggagcatggaaggcccggatggcgcgaccaactttcgcggcttacgattaagtagtaaccccctgcacggagcatggaaaacccggggggtgcgaccaacgtccgtggcttacggttaagtgcaacctctgcacggagcatggaggacccaggggggtgcaaccaactttcgtggcttacgattatgtgcaacctctgcgcggagcatggaaggcccggatggcgcgaccaactttcgcggcttacgattaagtagtaaccccctgcacggaacatggaaaacccggggggtgcgaccaactttcgtggcttacggttaagtgcaacctctgcacggagcatggaggacccgggggggtgcaaccaactttcgtggcttacgattatgtgcaacctctgcgcggagcatggaaggcccggatggcgcgaccaactttcgcggcttacgattaagtagtaaccccctgcacggagcatggaaaacccggggggtgcgaccaacttccgtggcttacggttaagtgcaacctctgcacggagcatggaagacccgggggggtgcaaccaactttcgtggcttacgattatgtgcaacctctgcgcggagcatggaaggcccggatggcacgaccaactttcgcggcttacgattaaatggtAACCCCCTCTCTGCTCTGCTGGagcgtgatccctctgctctgctggagcgtgatccctctgttttcccacagacggcgccagttggtgttttacgaaaccaacacctaaactacgaaGTGAAAAGCGTAAACTATACCTAATACGGATGATCGGAAAGAGCAAAGTAACGATCGGAGAATTGAGCACGAGAGCAAAATATAACTGTTGTATTCAAAAGCGAATGATAGCGTAATTACAATGCACGAGTGCGAGATCTATTTATAGAATACaggaagggtaaaatggtaaaattggtGTAAGCGCATGCATTTGGCGTGGTCGAAGggtatatcaggaatttcatcttcacgcgggaagtcttccgcgtttctggcgatccttctgatggaggtgatctctctggcatggatgacttctctggcgtggaggacttctctggcgtggaggacttctctggcgcggatgacttctctggcctggaggacttctctggcctggaggacttctctggcgtggatgacttctctgacgatgatgatttctctgtcgAAGACAACTTCTCTGatgagggtgacttctctggcaagagccattcctctagTGGATGAGTTatctctgatggatgaaatccctctgataagaatgattcttctgatttgtatcctttctctactctgcacatattactcctcatcagaaaGGATActtaaatagtttatatataaattgtatTGTGTAGATTGTTGCTTCTAGCTGTACAAATTAAATACTCCTAAATGTATTACAATTGTGACCTACAAGTCATAGTATAATATGTCTACACTTAAAAATGATTCGACCACGTTGTTATTGGTCCCATAATTCACAGAGCAATTATGGAAACACCGCGTCCTACGCGGTGCAAAAtttctagtatatatatatgagggatataataggcaaatcaaattttgtaaaataagggTCTTTTATAATAGCTATAGATAGATTTGGggacaaataaatttatactacacgtttatttataagttaaattaaaatattttgtatttcAATGTAGAGGGGTTCTTTATAAATTTGggtgaaaaataaatatatataaaatacatttattttataactatataatataaaatatatagggtaaaataggcaatccataAGTTGTGTCTTAGGCTACTTTAGGCtctttttttattagtatagATAATTGTTTAtggagtataaaatatgaataggggcaaaataggcaatccacatgTTGTGTCTAAgcctctttttctattagtatagatgtTTACAagagatgagaaaatattgaaaatttcatACCCCTACCTTAGagtaatattatttaatattggaGAGAAAAGAAGTGAAAAGGGGCTGACACATCCCGCCCGGAGAAATTTTTTCATCATattaaacatgtgaaaatgatggaaaatagatgaaaatatatatattttttttctctcattttccatcaaagtaaactcaTCCTTAGGGAAAAACATGGCGAAAAGAAGCCACTAATCAGGATTGGGGCAGGTTTAGGAGCGAATAGTTCCACCGTATAAGGTGCTCGAGGATTTGCGTAATAGAAGCCCATCAGCCCGTTGTTGAAGGTGATATTTCTGGAAACCAAGTTGATGAGCGTAGCCATCGATCAACAATTTTGGTATTAAAGCAAGAAATTCAGTTTCACTCATCCTTCTTCGTAATTTAAGAATTTTCGAAATTCATCTCTCCAACACATTTCTGGGTATTCCATTTTCAGCTCGTTGTTCAAGGTGAAATCTCTATTTTGCATCATTGTGCAATTTATGGACACACACAAGTAAAATGTAAAACTCGATAAAAATTTCTtttgaaaattcttaattattgTTAATACATGCAAAATCTCACAACAATGAAGGGAGAGGGGCAACAACGAACCAAAGCTTTATTAAAGAGTAAGAAATTTAGAAATAGATAAAGAGTCGAAGAACCTAATTAAACAAACCCCAGAAGATCACACGTCGATCCCgcaagggccgagcctcattaaaaccttctttGGCAAAAACCTCATGGGAAAAACAccaaagaaggaaaaagagtacccgtctattACAatgatataaaacaaaaaaagaggaaaaaattAAGGGAAACGGAACAAGGAaacaattaactaaaattacaaCAAATAGAACATATTTACTTCAACGGTGACGATGATCAACGCTATGGCTTGATATCCACAAGCTGTATTCTGGAGATTAAGCctgactcccgtatctttcttgcAATCTTTTTTGTTGTCACCATTTTCAACTCCTGGAGATTAGTCCTAAAAATCTCTGCCGGCAGGGTCTCCAGATACGGGCAACTGTTGATTTCTAACCGCTCGAGCATCGGCATTGCACCTCtttgaacttttaattttcTCAGATGCCATAACTCTCCGATGAGCAGGGCCCCAAGCTTGGGGAAACTTCGGGTATAGATAACCATTTTCCGACCGGTGTATGCATTCCGCAATTTGAGGTAGAATAATTTGGGCAAAATCCCAAGGATTGGCATGGGGTCTACATTAAGACACGTATCAACCAAGGTCACATAAGAAATATTTGGAGGGAAATGATCGAATGGTAACCTGGTAAGGAGTCCATCAAGCTTGAGTTGAGTGAGACTGTGTAGTGAAGCAAGCCTGAATCCAGGCATGCTTCTGTAACGAGACCCTCTCAAGATAAGGCAATAGAGATTCTTCAAGTCTTCCAATTTATCAAAGAGATCGCTTACAATTAAGTTCTCATCATCCATCTCTTGGATGCCCAATTTGCGTAGTCTAGTTATCCTTGGCATGCTTCTTAATAGATATTTCCGATTACCAACCGGGAAGAAGGTCAAAGTCTCTATATTCTCAAGTTGATCAATCTCAAAATCACTCGAGAATATAATGTCAGACATGTAGAGATGACGAAGGCTACGCATAGTCGTTATAAAAATGGGTACCTCCACCATAAAATTTAGAGCTATATCAAGAACTTCGAGGTTTTCCAGGCGGACCAATGATTCCGGGAGCTCTTGCAGATAATTGTTTCTCAATCCCAAGTATCTTAGTTCGATCAGTCTGCCAATAGATTCTGGTAAAACCTTGAGGCCGAAACCTTCCAAGTCAAGTATCTTAAGTTGCTCGAACTTCTCCCAGTGATACAAACTAATACCAGAGTTGCAACCTCCGcggaagaaaagagagagaagatgtTTATCTTCATATGTGAAGTAATCGAACTTCTCTCTGCTGCAACAGATAGCACAATGACGGCGTGAGCGTTGACTATGTCCACCATTCCTTAAAATCTCAAAACCTATAACCTCCTTTGCTTTTTCAACGGATAACCTGTGAAGATTGTCATTGATGTAAATGTTTTTCACTCGATAATCTTTCGTCATGTCCTTGATAACAACCATGTATTCAATCATCAATCTATATATGTATCTTCTTGCAATCTGCTCCGCTGTTTCATACCTTCCTTCTTCCTCCGAGATTATTCCTGCCCTAGTCCAAATTTGTACCAACTTTTCCACCCTGAATGTTGTGCCTTCCTTGAAGAAGGCCAAACTCAAGAAACATGACTTTATTTCTAAAGGCAATTTGTGCAAACTCGACTCCAATACAGCTGATGTTATACTCCAATCCATTGATTTTAGAAATTCTTCCCATTCACTCTCAGAGTGACTCTTTATCGCAAGACGCCATCCTGCCTCTTTTATTGCTAATGGTAGACCGTTACACCTCGTTAAGATCTTTCCACCAACAAACTTCAAGTGGTCAGGGCATTTGAAGTTACTACCATATCCAGAGAATACTATCTTCAAGAACAATTGCCAACTCTGATCAGGATTCAGAAATTTCATCACGTGAATATATTGTGCGTGCATTACGGAAATCCGAGTGCGACTTGTGAGCAGCAATCTAGTTCCTTTGTCTGCATACATAACAATCGGTTCAACAAAGGATACTCAAAAGACTAGCTAATGAATTAGGACCTCAAGATTAGACTAGGGTGCATGACCTAATTACTGGGCCGGGTTAATTGCCAGATAATACACTGTTTGCCTGAATTCACAATTTGGATGTTTCATAGTTAAtaccaaaatttatttattcatttgcaATTACAATATTCTCCAAGAGTTAATGGATCATTCTAGCCGATGCcatatatagataaaaatgTGGAAATAATAGCAtatgctactccctccgtcccaccattttagtcccttaattattccattttgagatgtcccaaaaagatagtccacttttctaattaatactatataaaaatattgtttttactaaattaaccttatttaatgcttcacttaaatgtgaaaaggatgtgtgaaaataatatataagggtataaaagataaaaatataaaaattaaatgcattttcttaatatgtgtgaaaagtgggaggggactaaaatggtgggacggagggagtatattttattttgcccttaaatttttgtACGATTTTacacaaaattaaattcatgTAACAATCACTGTTACATGAAATtctaaatttatgaaattataatttaaataacattgtTACACTAATTACAAGATTTGTGTAACTGTGTAAAGGCATATATGCATATCGCTATAATTCGTATATGCATGAAATTTTCCATGTAATCACCAAATTTTTCGTGTAAGAATATTAAATTTGTTTTAAATCAAacattgtttttgttttttgaaaaataaatcaaacattGTTACTATTCCATATTTTAAGAATGTTGCTTAAATCACTTAACCAACACACGAATTTTGCCTTGAAGAAAACCCTAGATGCCACGTCCACTATCCACGTTTCCACCAATCATATATTTCATCTATAAATAAGGGCAAAGCTTGTTGCATTCGGAACCAGTCCAAACACGAAGACAAACATGCAAGTGCAAGAGCTCAGAGCTATTGTTCAAACATCTTACACGACATCTAATTTAAAACATATACACCTTGAGTGTGAGACTCGTGTGTCTAATATTCCTTGCGTGGGAGACTTGTTTGTTAGGGCTAGTCGGTAGGTTTGTATGTTTGATATTCATAGATTAACTTCATTTAAAGTTGATGTGTGCATTTTAgttacctagtttagtgtgtgtttgctATGGTTTTATATGCTTTTACATGATGTGTGGTAttttggatgtaggaattgagcGAAATTTGGAGATGATCTTGTGGATGGAAGAAATCGAAAGAAATCGAGTTTTGGATGACGTTCGTGTGCTTTTGAAGATGTTTAGAAATTGGGTTTGGAATTAATTGTCTAGATTTAATTAAGcccaaaactcttattttaattattttgggagCTGATATTTTTGAAGGGGCCGAAAGCCCATGTTGAGAGAAGGGGCGGCACTTTAGGGATTAAATCCCTTATGTTTTGATTATGCAGAAGCCGCCACCAATAAAATATCATCACATTAGATTAGAGTTAATCAATTTTTAGCTTTTAGTTTTCTTTAGGTGCAAAATTCGAGAGGAGGCTTGGGGAGAATTGAGAGTTTGACTTTGTTTATTTCTTCCTTTGGTTTGGAGATTGGCGGATTATTCAAGAAGTGGCAGAcgaatttttcttttaattccaAAGTGGTGGtgacttttattttatcttgcaattttatttattgtttgaTTTCTATGAttgctttaatttatttgattgtttctagtttaattatgagtagctaaatctttaattcggcgagaataatgaagcactaatttattaatctgtgagacctaattggttttaaaattggttcctattgattccgatttaTTCATAgagtttaaagataattctgattttatttaagcctgatcaacttagatttaattgaattacagtcaattagcacctccaatctgtaattgttggaatatggctgattagtgataaaactaccatgttcgtagtaggaataaattggtggattaattattactagcgtatctaggataattggtctaaattgggttcattcatcttaatgctattagaatattaaatctaggtctggcgtctccagctaggttatattttaataagggaaataaacaggtctggcgtctccagctgtttatcgacacagtaagtaggaattggggtatgtcagtgcgtatcacggtatcctataactggttggttgatagggattaattaatctttgcgtcgatgatcagagctttgaattagtgtggatttattcgagccgagttacccttttattgatttatttaaagagttgttttatttgatttaatttgctttcttagttaattaatattttctcaaaattaaggcgtggttgCATCACcaaattatagattttagggaattgaatgattttacctgctctctgtgggatcgaccctgcttattaTTATACTCATTagttcttgataattctgcaggaattatttggtggtgtACGACGTCCACTAAAAGTCTATTTATTGCTAGCCAAGTTGATATGATTATATGAGATTTCTTTTTCTATGAATACCACTTAATAAGAGGGATTCATGTATCTTCATTGTAAAACAGATTTTCGTAGTGAGCACACAActgcaattaattaatattatagtataaaaaCAATCCAGTGCATACTTTACTCTTCCGCTGCATTTATGCTTTTCTACAGATTAATTGTTGGGTAAATTGTTCTATCATTCAATCAAACATGTCTTGATTTGCGAAACAAACAAACTTTCAATTGGCATCAAGAGCCTACACTTCATACACTAAGTATTAGATCCTAATTGTGCCTACAATGGATATTAGTAATCATGTTTTTCATAGGCCTTCGACCCTTGATAGATCGAATTATTCCTATTGAAAATCATGTATTCATtcctatattaaaaatatagatatattGGCCTAGAAACTTGTTGTTGACGTATGGTCACTCCTGCGACATATTGATGCGGATGGTGATTGTATGTTCAAAAAGATCGAAGAACGCATTAGAGAAGAATTGAGTGTTTCTAATCTCAATAAGAAGGCTCTCAACGTCATTTTCTCTTCAGTCAACATGAATTTACACAAACTGGTCAAAAATTGCTCTTCGGCCAAATATGCGTGGGacattctcaaacatcattgtGAAGGCAATGAGAGTGTTCGTGAAATGCATATACGAATGATTATGTCAACGTCTGAATCCTTGAGAATGGAGAGCAATGAATCTATAAAGTCATTCTTTGGTAGAATCATAGATATAGCCGCCGAGTCTTCCGATCTAGTGTCAAAGCGTTGAGGTCTTTACCCGAAAAATTCAATGTCAAAATCTAATCTATTGAAGAAGCTCATAATACAGCCATGGAGGATCTTAACCAGTTGATGAGCATTCTAATGACATATGAGATGAACATGGATTACTACAAAAACCTTTACAATAAGAGGGAGGTTTTTAAACCCGTTGCTCTAAATATTGGAACTTCTGGTCCAACATCACTGGAGGACGAAGATGAACAATTAGAGCCTAGACTGAGAAGTGGAGATAGAAAGTGCATGCAAGCTTATGGTGAGCCTTTGATATATTCTATCTTGAGCGAAAATAGGAGCCTAAACACAGGAAAGATTGAGTGCTGGAAAGGATTAACATTTAATTGCTCAATTCGAATTTTGACTATCTCATAATTTGTGCAAGTTACTCTCCTTGTTCGAAAATTCTTGTTTTGGCCATGATGCTTTTTATAGTTTACTTATCATTTCTGCTAACTCGTGTCTTGAgtcttttattctattttttctgGGCAAGTTGCACGTGCATGCTTAAGGACAAGCATTgttaaagtgtgtgcgtgtgatgaacCCAATATTTGTGCTTTTTTTAATATGTCGAgtctaggtctagatcgagtctttgtgtgtatttttgtttcttttcgtGTCTGGGAGGACAATTGTAGGGACATGACCTCTTGAAAGCCATAATGGACATTATGGGAGTACTCCAAAGGGATTTGGGAAGTCACCTCAACGGTCAAGTCTAATGTTGCCCTGGTCTGGATGAACTGCAAAGATCGAAAGTTAATTTTACCAGACCAAGGGTATGATGTTAGCCAAGCAGGTAGTACCGCTCGGAGGAGGAAGAACTAATGACCCTGGGCAAGAAGGAGCGGTTTCCGGGAGAGAGTGCTACAATCAAGGCTATTTGCCGCTGACCAAGAGGTTGGCCTAATTTACGCTCGAAAACCAGCACCCACCACGAGAGCTATACCGAAGGAACGATGAAAGGGCATGAGGCGGGGCAAGATGGAAGCAGGGAATGGTGAACAGGGAATGATCCATCATGACCAGGCATCTAGGGCAGTACGCTGACGTGGCAGATCAAGTGCAAGAAGATAATGCGTTAGAAT comes from Salvia miltiorrhiza cultivar Shanhuang (shh) chromosome 3, IMPLAD_Smil_shh, whole genome shotgun sequence and encodes:
- the LOC131018115 gene encoding putative inactive disease susceptibility protein LOV1 → MCASLVAITFGLKYEGGNEKSVFERLEFLLTSEEAGLRPDVEIEVKGLQYDLKLMQAFLTRSRSSYIFERNDLRSKLMKIANGTEDIINTFCRGNSRAMMGYRYYGTLTAADQALHVRLFCKELSFIRDRLKRCKSRYGVVGVENPIMISEHVGGQQILPFWEGVVLGLEEDVQLLLRNVIFNEAPGLYTCCITGMAGIGKTTLARELYHHPSMDVFDRRAWVRVSNKSSQEEILRELIRELQSFGKDRFIDWYRIDSMNLEGLQHRLYKEVQGRRCFIVLDDIGEVAGWEPVLGVLSREDKGTRLLLTSRTRISVMHAQYIHVMKFLNPDQSWQLFLKIVFSGYGSNFKCPDHLKFVGGKILTRCNGLPLAIKEAGWRLAIKSHSESEWEEFLKSMDWSITSAVLESSLHKLPLEIKSCFLSLAFFKEGTTFRVEKLVQIWTRAGIISEEEGRYETAEQIARRYIYRLMIEYMVVIKDMTKDYRVKNIYINDNLHRLSVEKAKEVIGFEILRNGGHSQRSRRHCAICCSREKFDYFTYEDKHLLSLFFRGGCNSGISLYHWEKFEQLKILDLEGFGLKVLPESIGRLIELRYLGLRNNYLQELPESLVRLENLEVLDIALNFMVEVPIFITTMRSLRHLYMSDIIFSSDFEIDQLENIETLTFFPVGNRKYLLRSMPRITRLRKLGIQEMDDENLIVSDLFDKLEDLKNLYCLILRGSRYRSMPGFRLASLHSLTQLKLDGLLTRLPFDHFPPNISYVTLVDTCLNVDPMPILGILPKLFYLKLRNAYTGRKMVIYTRSFPKLGALLIGELWHLRKLKVQRGAMPMLERLEINSCPYLETLPAEIFRTNLQELKMVTTKKIARKIRESGLISRIQLVDIKP